One Cryobacterium roopkundense genomic region harbors:
- the dut gene encoding dUTP diphosphatase, whose translation MAQSTEVLITASVLPKYAHPGDAGADLHSAEALIVAPGARALVGTGVSIALPDGFAAFVVPRSGLAARHGITIVNSPGTVDAGYRGEIKVTLLNTDLIAPFSVAVGDRIAQLIIMPVVRATFIPVDRLPGSLRGEGGFGSTGLSAAEDSASSQSKQTGVTR comes from the coding sequence GTGGCACAAAGCACCGAAGTACTGATCACTGCATCCGTCCTCCCCAAATATGCGCATCCCGGTGATGCCGGAGCTGACCTTCACTCAGCAGAAGCCCTGATAGTGGCACCGGGGGCTCGGGCGCTCGTAGGAACCGGAGTGAGCATCGCCCTCCCGGACGGCTTTGCGGCCTTCGTCGTACCTCGCAGCGGACTCGCAGCCAGACACGGGATTACGATCGTGAATTCGCCGGGAACGGTGGATGCCGGCTATCGCGGTGAAATCAAGGTCACTCTGCTCAACACTGATCTCATCGCACCCTTCAGCGTGGCCGTGGGCGACAGGATTGCCCAGCTGATCATCATGCCCGTTGTGCGTGCCACGTTCATCCCCGTTGACAGGTTGCCCGGCAGCCTGCGCGGCGAGGGAGGATTCGGTTCGACCGGCCTGTCGGCCGCCGAGGACTCGGCCTCCTCACAATCCAAACAGACAGGAGTCACTCGATGA
- a CDS encoding thiolase family protein, with protein MAERAEVVFVDGVRTPFGRAGEKGMYWNTRADDLVVKAIIGLMERNPGVPGERVDDVAIAATTQTGDQGLTLGRTAALLAGLPKSVPGFAIDRMCAGAMTAVTMMGASIGFGAYDLAIAGGVEHMGRHPMGSGVDPNPRFMSERLVGEDALIMGATAERIHDRFPAYTKERSDRYALRSQQKVAAAYAAGNIQADLIPVATRSDSGWGLATQDEAPRPETTLEGLAALRTPFRAHGRITAGNASGLNDGASACILASGQTAKELGLGVKMTMVSFAFAGVEPEVMGLGPVPSTEKALRKAGLSITDIGLFELNEAFAVQVISFLDHFGIDDDDTRVNEYGGAIAIGHPLASSGVRLMNQLARQFESHPEVRYGLTSMCIGLGQGGTVIWENPHFNTKGASR; from the coding sequence GTGGCCGAGAGAGCAGAAGTCGTCTTTGTGGATGGGGTTCGCACCCCGTTCGGACGCGCTGGCGAAAAAGGAATGTACTGGAACACCCGGGCCGATGACCTGGTGGTGAAAGCGATAATCGGTTTGATGGAACGCAATCCGGGAGTCCCAGGCGAGCGAGTGGACGATGTGGCCATAGCCGCGACTACCCAGACGGGTGACCAAGGCCTGACGCTCGGGCGCACGGCAGCGCTCCTCGCGGGCCTGCCGAAGTCTGTCCCCGGCTTCGCGATCGACCGAATGTGTGCCGGCGCCATGACGGCGGTGACCATGATGGGCGCGTCCATCGGCTTCGGTGCGTACGACCTCGCCATCGCCGGCGGAGTCGAACACATGGGGCGTCACCCCATGGGCTCCGGCGTTGACCCGAACCCCCGCTTCATGTCAGAGCGGCTCGTGGGAGAGGACGCCCTCATTATGGGCGCCACCGCGGAGCGTATCCACGACCGCTTTCCCGCGTACACGAAGGAACGGTCAGACCGCTACGCCCTGCGCAGTCAGCAGAAGGTGGCAGCGGCCTATGCGGCTGGCAACATCCAGGCCGACCTCATCCCGGTGGCCACCCGCAGTGATTCCGGCTGGGGCCTGGCCACCCAGGACGAGGCTCCGCGACCCGAAACGACCCTGGAAGGCCTCGCGGCCCTGCGCACCCCGTTTCGCGCCCACGGACGCATCACGGCCGGCAACGCGTCAGGGCTCAACGATGGCGCGTCCGCCTGCATCCTCGCCAGCGGCCAGACGGCCAAGGAACTCGGGCTCGGCGTCAAGATGACCATGGTGAGCTTCGCGTTCGCCGGGGTCGAGCCGGAGGTGATGGGCCTCGGCCCGGTTCCATCCACCGAAAAGGCTCTACGCAAGGCGGGACTCAGCATCACCGACATCGGCCTCTTCGAACTCAACGAGGCCTTTGCCGTTCAGGTGATCTCATTCCTCGACCACTTCGGCATCGACGATGACGACACCCGGGTGAACGAGTACGGTGGCGCGATCGCCATCGGGCATCCGCTCGCCTCGTCCGGCGTGCGTCTGATGAACCAACTCGCGCGTCAGTTCGAATCCCACCCTGAAGTTCGGTACGGCCTCACGTCCATGTGCATCGGCCTGGGACAGGGCGGAACCGTCATCTGGGAGAACCCGCACTTCAACACGAAGGGAGCGTCGCGATGA
- the dxs gene encoding 1-deoxy-D-xylulose-5-phosphate synthase, which yields MTLLETISGPRDLDGLSRSQLVQLAGEIRDFLVREVSKTGGHLGPNLGVVELTIAIHRVFNSPADAIVFDTGHQSYVHKLLTGRQDFSKLRLSAGIAGYPQRSESVHDIVESSHASSSLSWADGISRAFEMTGQTDRHVVAVVGDGALTGGMTWEALNNISDDNTRRLIIVVNDNGRSYAPTIGGMARFLNTVRTRASYRDAYNASRQVFDKLGAPGRAVYRGVRGGLHGFLSKVTNNEALYSNLDIKYIGPVDGHDVEAMREALTQAKNYGAPVIVHAITQKGKGYDPAVQDVADQFHAVGQIDPETGESLAEPGAASWTSVFADELLELATHNERLVGITAAMLRPTGLHKMAERFPDRVHDVGIAEQHAVTSAAGLAFGGLHPVVALYATFINRAFDQVLMDVALHKAGVTFVLDRAGVTGPDGPSHHGMWDLAILQVVPNIRLAAPRDSIRLREELGEAVLVEDGPTVLRYPKGSVGVEFEPIRRLADGVDILQEATQQDVLIVTVGPMAATGLDVADRLAAQGIGATVVDPRWVVPVPTSIIELARGHRLVVTIEDGIRVGGIGTRIRQDLRAAGVDTAVTELGLPDEFIDHASRGEILEAAGLTPQHIARDVVAMVLGSKIPHARPLPADHTDTGSISVTRRE from the coding sequence ATGACTCTGCTGGAGACGATTTCCGGTCCTCGCGACCTTGATGGACTCTCTCGAAGCCAGCTCGTGCAGCTGGCCGGTGAGATCCGTGACTTCCTCGTGCGTGAGGTGTCGAAGACGGGCGGCCACCTCGGTCCGAACCTCGGAGTTGTCGAGCTGACTATCGCCATCCACCGAGTCTTCAATTCCCCAGCGGATGCCATCGTCTTCGACACCGGACACCAGTCGTACGTTCACAAGCTCCTGACGGGCCGCCAGGACTTCAGTAAGCTCCGACTGTCAGCAGGGATCGCCGGGTATCCCCAGCGCTCCGAATCGGTGCACGACATCGTGGAGAGCTCGCACGCATCGAGCTCGCTGTCCTGGGCGGACGGCATTTCCCGCGCCTTCGAGATGACGGGCCAGACCGACCGCCACGTCGTCGCCGTGGTGGGTGACGGCGCGTTGACGGGTGGTATGACCTGGGAAGCGCTCAACAACATCAGCGATGACAATACGCGGCGACTCATCATCGTCGTCAACGACAACGGTCGTTCCTACGCCCCGACGATCGGCGGCATGGCCCGCTTCCTCAACACCGTGCGCACGAGGGCCAGCTACCGTGACGCCTACAACGCCAGCCGCCAGGTGTTTGACAAGCTCGGTGCCCCTGGACGCGCGGTTTACCGTGGCGTGCGCGGCGGTCTGCATGGCTTCCTGAGCAAGGTCACGAACAACGAGGCGCTCTACTCCAACCTCGACATCAAGTACATCGGACCGGTGGACGGACACGATGTGGAGGCCATGCGGGAGGCACTGACGCAGGCCAAGAATTACGGCGCGCCCGTCATCGTTCATGCCATCACGCAGAAGGGCAAGGGCTACGACCCCGCCGTGCAGGACGTCGCCGACCAGTTTCACGCCGTCGGCCAGATCGACCCGGAGACCGGGGAGTCCCTCGCCGAGCCGGGCGCGGCGTCCTGGACCTCGGTCTTTGCCGACGAGCTCCTTGAACTCGCTACGCACAACGAGCGTTTGGTGGGCATCACGGCCGCGATGCTGCGGCCAACCGGGCTGCACAAGATGGCAGAGCGTTTTCCCGACCGGGTGCATGACGTGGGGATCGCTGAGCAGCACGCCGTGACATCCGCTGCCGGCCTGGCCTTTGGCGGCCTGCACCCCGTGGTCGCCCTCTATGCCACGTTCATCAACCGCGCCTTCGACCAGGTGCTGATGGACGTGGCCCTTCACAAGGCGGGCGTCACCTTCGTTCTCGACCGCGCGGGCGTGACTGGACCGGACGGGCCGAGCCACCACGGCATGTGGGATCTCGCGATTCTGCAGGTCGTTCCTAATATCCGCCTCGCCGCACCCCGCGACTCGATCCGACTGCGCGAGGAGCTGGGGGAGGCCGTGCTCGTTGAGGATGGCCCCACGGTGCTGCGGTATCCGAAGGGCAGCGTCGGCGTGGAATTCGAGCCGATTCGCCGGCTCGCGGACGGCGTAGACATTCTGCAGGAGGCCACCCAGCAGGACGTGCTCATCGTGACGGTGGGGCCGATGGCCGCGACGGGGCTCGACGTGGCCGATCGGCTCGCCGCCCAGGGTATTGGGGCGACCGTTGTCGACCCCCGCTGGGTCGTGCCCGTGCCCACGAGCATCATCGAGTTGGCGCGCGGCCATCGACTCGTTGTCACCATCGAAGACGGTATTCGGGTCGGTGGAATCGGCACGAGGATTCGGCAGGACCTGCGTGCGGCCGGTGTCGACACGGCGGTGACCGAACTGGGCCTTCCGGACGAGTTCATCGATCATGCCTCGCGTGGTGAGATTCTCGAGGCCGCTGGGCTCACTCCCCAGCACATCGCCCGAGACGTGGTGGCCATGGTTCTCGGTAGCAAGATACCGCACGCCCGTCCGCTGCCGGCCGATCACACCGACACCGGGTCGATTTCGGTGACCCGCCGCGAGTAG
- a CDS encoding DUF3710 domain-containing protein yields the protein MSDIVNPDEFPEPQDKSAPEDRETEGPFDEAEANPVRPYVDLGGIKILPREGLHLRLEIEEGSKRVVAIGLDFAGSTLQVQPFAAPRSSGLWHEIRDQIADQIGKQGGTTTPREGPFGPELVAEIPVAAGQDAAGSSRLARFIGVDGPRWFLRGVIAGEGAIDPEAAAQVEDLFRSIVVVRGSTPMPPRDLIPLRMPSTPSGATAPVDV from the coding sequence ATGAGCGACATCGTGAACCCGGACGAGTTTCCGGAACCCCAGGACAAGTCAGCGCCGGAAGACCGCGAAACCGAGGGGCCGTTTGACGAGGCCGAAGCCAACCCTGTGCGACCGTACGTCGACCTCGGCGGCATCAAGATTCTCCCGCGGGAAGGCCTTCATCTGCGGCTGGAAATCGAAGAGGGCAGCAAGCGTGTCGTCGCCATTGGGCTTGATTTCGCGGGCTCGACCCTTCAGGTGCAGCCGTTCGCCGCACCGCGCTCGAGCGGCCTGTGGCACGAAATTCGTGACCAGATCGCCGATCAGATCGGCAAACAGGGGGGCACGACGACGCCACGTGAAGGACCTTTCGGTCCGGAGCTTGTCGCGGAGATTCCAGTCGCGGCCGGACAGGACGCCGCCGGAAGCAGCCGACTCGCACGTTTCATCGGCGTCGACGGCCCTCGATGGTTCCTGCGCGGCGTAATTGCCGGCGAGGGTGCCATCGATCCGGAAGCCGCGGCGCAGGTCGAGGACCTGTTCCGCAGTATTGTCGTGGTTCGTGGCTCCACTCCGATGCCCCCGCGCGACCTGATTCCCCTTCGTATGCCGTCGACACCCTCCGGGGCGACCGCTCCGGTCGACGTCTAG
- the acnA gene encoding aconitate hydratase AcnA codes for MTAVNSFGAKDTLRVGSTDYEVFRVDKVAGYEKLPYSLKVLLENLLRTEDGANITEAHIRALGEWEPTSEPNTEIQFTPGRVIMQDFTGVPCIVDLATMREAVAELGGDPNKINPLAPAELVIDHSVIADLFGSDNALERNVEIEYERNSERYQFLRWGQTAFDDFKVVPPGTGIVHQVNIEYLARVTMTREVNGVLQAYPDTCVGTDSHTTMVNGLGVLGWGVGGIEAEAAMLGQPVSMLIPKVVGFKLKGSIPSGVTATDVVLTITQMLRKHGVVGKFVEFYGEGVAQVPLANRATIGNMSPEFGSTAAMFPIDDVTLGYLRLTGRSEEQVALVEAYAKLQGLWHDADTEPVFSEYLEIDLGTVVPSIAGPKRPQDRVELSLAKSQFELDLQNYATQDLTRVDAAIEGTFPASDPIGFTAEDEISAHQVSHQHVSHAPASVSRPIPITTKDGASYTLDHGAVAVAAITSCTNTSNPSVMLAAGLLARNAVAKGLKSKPWVKTTLAPGSKVVTDYYEKAGLTGDLEALGFYTVGYGCTVCIGNTGPLIDEVSAAINDNDLAVTAVLSGNRNFEGRISPDVKMNYLASPPLVIAYALAGSMNFDFEKDALGTGTDGKDVFLKDIWPDTAEVQATIDSSIDTAMFTKEYGEVFAGDERWRALPTPDSEVFEWDTESTYVRKPPYFDGMTLETTPVTNIVGARVLAKLGDSVTTDHISPAGNIKADSPAGAYLVEHGVARGDFNSYGSRRGNHEIMIRGTFANIRLRNQLLDNVEGGYTRDFTQADGPQAFIYDAAQNYHAAGTPLVIFGGKEYGSGSSRDWAAKGTSLLGVKAVITESFERIHRSNLIGMGVVPLQFPAGESWASLGLDGTEVVSIAGIDELNNGTTPKTVRVTATPSENSAAGKATIEFDAIVRIDTPGEADYYRNGGILQYVLRSLVA; via the coding sequence GTGACTGCGGTAAACAGTTTTGGAGCAAAAGACACCCTGCGCGTCGGTTCGACGGACTATGAAGTCTTTCGCGTTGACAAGGTCGCTGGCTACGAGAAGCTGCCATACAGCCTGAAGGTGCTTTTGGAGAATCTTCTCCGCACCGAAGACGGCGCCAACATCACCGAGGCGCACATCCGCGCACTCGGCGAATGGGAGCCCACGAGCGAGCCGAACACGGAGATTCAGTTCACCCCCGGCCGCGTCATCATGCAGGACTTCACCGGCGTGCCCTGCATCGTCGACCTCGCCACCATGCGCGAGGCAGTCGCGGAACTCGGCGGCGACCCGAACAAGATCAACCCGCTCGCGCCCGCTGAACTCGTCATCGACCACTCCGTCATCGCGGACCTCTTCGGCAGCGACAACGCCCTCGAGCGCAACGTCGAGATCGAGTACGAGCGCAACAGCGAGCGCTACCAGTTCCTCCGCTGGGGCCAGACCGCATTCGACGACTTCAAGGTTGTTCCGCCGGGAACCGGAATCGTGCACCAGGTCAACATCGAGTACCTCGCGCGAGTCACGATGACCCGCGAGGTGAACGGTGTGCTTCAGGCCTACCCAGACACCTGCGTCGGCACCGACTCCCACACCACCATGGTCAACGGCCTGGGCGTGCTCGGCTGGGGCGTCGGCGGAATCGAAGCCGAGGCTGCCATGCTCGGCCAGCCCGTCTCCATGCTCATCCCCAAGGTTGTCGGATTCAAGCTCAAGGGCTCGATCCCGAGCGGCGTCACGGCTACCGACGTGGTGCTCACCATCACGCAGATGCTGCGCAAGCACGGCGTCGTCGGCAAGTTCGTCGAGTTCTACGGGGAGGGCGTCGCCCAGGTACCGCTCGCGAACCGCGCCACCATCGGCAACATGAGCCCCGAGTTCGGCTCGACAGCAGCCATGTTCCCGATCGACGATGTGACTCTGGGCTACCTGCGCCTCACCGGCCGCAGCGAGGAGCAGGTCGCGCTCGTCGAGGCGTACGCCAAGCTCCAGGGCCTCTGGCACGACGCGGACACGGAGCCCGTCTTCAGCGAGTACCTCGAGATCGACCTCGGCACCGTCGTTCCCTCGATCGCCGGACCGAAGCGCCCCCAGGATCGCGTCGAGCTCAGCCTCGCGAAGTCGCAGTTCGAGCTGGACCTGCAGAACTACGCGACGCAGGACCTGACCCGCGTGGATGCCGCAATAGAGGGTACTTTTCCGGCGTCCGACCCCATCGGGTTCACCGCCGAGGACGAGATCAGCGCCCACCAGGTGTCGCACCAGCACGTGAGCCACGCGCCGGCATCCGTTTCACGCCCCATCCCGATCACCACCAAGGATGGTGCGAGCTACACGCTGGACCACGGAGCGGTGGCCGTCGCGGCAATCACGTCGTGCACCAACACGTCCAACCCGAGCGTCATGCTCGCCGCGGGCCTCCTCGCCCGCAACGCCGTCGCGAAGGGCCTGAAGTCCAAGCCGTGGGTCAAGACCACACTGGCTCCGGGTTCCAAGGTCGTCACGGACTACTACGAGAAGGCCGGCCTCACGGGCGACCTCGAAGCCCTTGGCTTCTACACGGTCGGCTACGGCTGCACGGTCTGCATCGGTAACACCGGTCCGCTGATCGACGAGGTGTCAGCCGCGATCAACGACAACGATCTCGCCGTCACCGCTGTGCTCTCGGGAAACCGTAACTTCGAGGGTCGCATCAGCCCCGACGTCAAGATGAACTACCTCGCGAGCCCGCCGCTCGTGATCGCCTACGCCCTCGCCGGATCGATGAACTTCGACTTCGAAAAGGACGCCTTGGGCACAGGAACCGACGGCAAGGACGTGTTCCTCAAGGACATCTGGCCCGACACCGCCGAGGTTCAGGCGACGATCGACAGCTCGATCGACACCGCCATGTTCACCAAGGAATACGGAGAGGTCTTCGCCGGCGACGAGCGCTGGCGCGCGCTACCGACACCGGACAGTGAGGTGTTCGAATGGGATACCGAGTCGACCTATGTGCGGAAGCCCCCGTACTTCGACGGCATGACGCTCGAGACGACCCCGGTCACCAACATCGTGGGAGCTCGCGTTCTCGCCAAGCTCGGCGACTCCGTCACGACCGACCACATCAGCCCTGCCGGTAACATCAAGGCCGACAGCCCGGCCGGTGCCTACCTGGTCGAGCACGGTGTGGCACGTGGTGACTTCAACTCCTACGGCTCGCGTCGTGGAAACCACGAGATCATGATCCGCGGAACCTTCGCGAACATCCGCCTGCGTAACCAGCTGCTCGACAACGTGGAGGGCGGCTACACCCGCGACTTCACGCAGGCCGACGGCCCGCAGGCGTTCATCTACGACGCCGCGCAGAACTACCACGCGGCCGGAACGCCGTTGGTGATCTTCGGTGGCAAGGAGTACGGTTCCGGATCGTCCCGTGACTGGGCGGCCAAGGGCACGAGCCTCCTCGGCGTCAAGGCTGTCATCACCGAGAGCTTTGAGCGTATCCACCGCTCGAACCTCATCGGTATGGGCGTCGTCCCGCTGCAGTTCCCGGCTGGCGAGAGCTGGGCGTCGCTGGGCCTCGACGGCACAGAGGTTGTGTCCATTGCGGGGATTGACGAGCTCAACAACGGCACGACACCGAAGACGGTTCGTGTGACGGCGACTCCGAGTGAGAACTCGGCCGCAGGCAAGGCAACCATCGAGTTCGATGCCATCGTGCGCATTGACACGCCGGGCGAGGCCGACTATTACCGCAACGGTGGAATTCTGCAGTACGTGCTCCGCTCGTTGGTTGCATAG
- a CDS encoding 3-hydroxyacyl-CoA dehydrogenase NAD-binding domain-containing protein — protein sequence MTNYNTLDFSPLLDISADEVVTHSLVRDVPLSGGRVLALVTLDNGRDHTRPNTLGAISLLEFATTMDALKARAERGEIHGVAVTGKPFILAAGADLSKVAEIPSLAVGKLLTQLGHHAFGKQADLGVPSFVFINGLALGGGLEVGLNATYRTVDATVPAIALPEVFLGLIPGWGGSYLLPNLIGIENALKVVIENPLKNNRTLTGADALKLGIADVMFPSARFLEKSIAWADDVIAGRVKVSRPNEPGKIERIVKWDVAVGIARKMLEGRIGTVARSPYVALDLLRAAKSGTRDEGFEREDEALAELISGDQLQASIYAFNLVQKRAKRPAGAPDKGLARPITKVGVIGAGLMASQFALLFVRRLRVPVVITDLDQARVDKGVAYIHGEIAQLEGKKRISPDEANRLRHLVTGTTDKADFADADWVIEAVFEELGVKQDVFAEIEKYVSSEAVLATNTSSLSVEQIGSKLAHPERLVGFHFFNPVAVMPLIEVVNTPSTNASTLSTAMVVAGKLRKNAVITRDTPGFVVNRVLAKLLGETMHAVDTGTPFAVVNGALAPFGLPMSPFELLELVGLKVGAHVLDTHHAAFPDRFFESQNLHRLAEHGKILERDSKGNVTGFDKGAVKIVAGGTTPMTAEQILRRVEDGLADEIKRMLDDDVVHAAEDIDLCMILGAGWPFQMGGATPYLDRVGASERVFGATFHTPEIRGVGSSVAASNVVG from the coding sequence ATGACCAACTACAACACCCTCGATTTCTCACCCCTGCTCGACATCTCCGCCGACGAGGTCGTGACGCACTCTCTCGTGCGCGACGTGCCGCTCAGCGGTGGTCGGGTTCTCGCACTCGTCACCCTCGACAATGGGCGCGACCATACCCGTCCGAACACACTCGGCGCGATCTCACTGCTGGAATTCGCGACGACGATGGACGCGCTGAAGGCCCGAGCCGAGCGCGGTGAGATTCACGGCGTCGCCGTGACCGGGAAGCCGTTCATCCTGGCCGCCGGCGCCGACCTCAGCAAGGTGGCGGAGATCCCCTCCCTCGCCGTAGGCAAACTCCTCACCCAGCTGGGACACCATGCCTTCGGCAAACAGGCCGACCTCGGTGTTCCATCGTTTGTTTTCATCAACGGCCTGGCGCTCGGCGGCGGACTCGAAGTCGGACTGAACGCGACCTATCGCACGGTTGACGCGACGGTCCCCGCTATCGCTCTGCCCGAGGTCTTCCTCGGCCTGATCCCAGGATGGGGCGGATCGTATCTGCTGCCGAACCTGATCGGCATCGAGAATGCCCTCAAGGTCGTCATCGAGAACCCGCTGAAGAACAATCGCACCCTCACCGGAGCGGATGCCCTCAAGCTGGGCATCGCGGACGTCATGTTCCCGTCCGCGCGCTTCCTCGAGAAGTCCATCGCCTGGGCCGACGACGTCATCGCCGGCAGGGTCAAGGTCTCCCGTCCCAACGAGCCCGGCAAAATCGAACGCATCGTCAAGTGGGACGTTGCAGTCGGCATCGCCCGCAAGATGCTCGAGGGCCGAATTGGCACGGTCGCCCGTTCCCCCTACGTCGCGCTCGACTTGCTCCGGGCGGCGAAATCCGGAACACGCGACGAGGGCTTCGAACGGGAGGACGAGGCACTGGCCGAACTCATCTCGGGTGACCAGCTGCAGGCGAGCATTTATGCCTTCAACCTCGTGCAGAAGCGCGCCAAACGACCCGCCGGCGCTCCCGACAAGGGGCTCGCCCGTCCCATCACCAAGGTCGGTGTGATCGGCGCCGGCCTGATGGCCAGCCAGTTCGCCCTGTTGTTCGTGCGGCGACTCCGCGTGCCCGTTGTCATCACCGACCTCGACCAGGCCCGGGTCGACAAGGGCGTCGCGTACATCCACGGCGAGATCGCGCAGTTGGAAGGCAAGAAGCGCATCTCGCCCGACGAGGCCAACCGCTTGCGCCACCTCGTGACCGGCACGACCGACAAGGCCGACTTTGCGGACGCTGACTGGGTGATCGAAGCTGTTTTCGAGGAGCTCGGGGTCAAGCAGGATGTCTTCGCCGAGATCGAGAAGTACGTGTCTTCCGAGGCCGTGCTGGCCACGAACACGTCCTCGCTGTCCGTGGAACAGATCGGATCGAAGCTCGCTCACCCCGAGCGGCTTGTGGGCTTCCACTTCTTCAATCCGGTGGCCGTGATGCCGTTGATCGAAGTTGTGAACACGCCGTCGACCAATGCGAGCACCCTCTCCACTGCCATGGTCGTTGCCGGAAAGCTGCGCAAGAACGCCGTAATCACCCGCGACACCCCCGGGTTCGTGGTGAACCGGGTACTGGCGAAACTGCTCGGCGAGACCATGCACGCTGTAGATACCGGAACTCCTTTCGCGGTCGTGAACGGGGCTCTGGCCCCGTTCGGCCTGCCGATGAGCCCGTTCGAGCTCCTTGAGCTCGTGGGGCTCAAGGTGGGCGCACACGTGCTCGACACGCACCACGCCGCGTTCCCGGACCGCTTCTTCGAGAGCCAGAACCTGCACCGCCTGGCGGAGCACGGCAAGATCCTCGAACGTGACTCAAAGGGGAATGTCACCGGGTTCGACAAGGGCGCCGTCAAGATCGTTGCCGGAGGAACCACTCCGATGACCGCGGAGCAGATTCTCCGCCGCGTCGAGGACGGCCTCGCCGATGAAATCAAGCGGATGCTCGATGACGACGTGGTTCATGCCGCCGAAGACATCGACCTCTGTATGATCCTCGGCGCAGGCTGGCCCTTCCAGATGGGTGGAGCGACGCCGTACCTCGACCGGGTCGGCGCGAGCGAACGCGTCTTCGGGGCAACGTTCCACACTCCCGAGATCCGCGGCGTCGGGTCTAGCGTGGCCGCTTCGAACGTCGTCGGCTAG
- a CDS encoding DUF4193 domain-containing protein produces MATDYDAPRKTEDDSESIEALKERVPDKMSGSVDNDDSDNPGGFDLPGADLSDLDLDVVVLPPQADEFTCVECFLVKHRSQAGHETKLGTVCLECDS; encoded by the coding sequence ATGGCAACCGACTACGACGCACCGCGGAAGACCGAAGACGACTCTGAGTCGATTGAGGCCCTCAAAGAACGCGTGCCCGACAAGATGTCGGGAAGCGTCGACAACGACGATTCCGACAACCCGGGCGGGTTCGACCTCCCAGGTGCAGATTTGTCCGACCTGGACCTCGATGTCGTCGTCCTGCCTCCGCAGGCCGACGAATTCACCTGTGTTGAGTGCTTCCTCGTGAAGCACCGTTCGCAGGCGGGACACGAGACCAAGCTCGGCACCGTCTGCCTGGAGTGCGACTCCTAA
- a CDS encoding DUF3093 domain-containing protein has product MPQYREKLWASPWSFIVTALVMPASILVLAPISMFAGFVTAAVLYGGCVTLLIIASPVVKVEDGVITAGPATISVDLVGQVEPFSGPEASQERGPRLDVRAWMLIRGWVDPLVKIPIVDETDPAPYWLVSSRHPQKLAAAINESRRPAAGS; this is encoded by the coding sequence ATGCCTCAATACCGAGAAAAACTCTGGGCCTCTCCGTGGTCCTTCATCGTCACCGCACTTGTGATGCCGGCCAGCATCCTGGTGCTGGCCCCGATCTCCATGTTTGCCGGGTTCGTCACGGCGGCGGTGCTCTACGGCGGCTGTGTGACGCTGCTCATCATCGCGTCGCCGGTGGTCAAGGTGGAGGACGGTGTCATCACCGCAGGGCCGGCGACCATTTCCGTGGATCTCGTCGGCCAGGTCGAGCCTTTCAGCGGGCCGGAGGCCAGCCAGGAACGTGGCCCGCGCCTCGACGTGCGCGCGTGGATGCTGATTCGCGGCTGGGTGGACCCACTCGTGAAGATTCCGATCGTGGATGAAACTGACCCCGCACCGTACTGGCTGGTTTCCAGCCGGCACCCACAGAAGCTGGCCGCCGCGATCAATGAATCGCGACGACCTGCTGCAGGTTCTTAG
- a CDS encoding DUF3159 domain-containing protein encodes MTQKPDPATPDSDVPGSAAAVPDQPGHVDGQGAQPSVSGVLADGMAAAARRAGFSSAAEGEPISGRALMVAMGGVRGLFEAVLPGLVFLVTYTLTIDPSADASPDPIRTLLPALIAPLVLGLIFVALRAVTKQTMTPAIGGLVGTGISVALALFSGRASDFFLVGLYTNAGYGAALLISVLVGWPLVGLAVGFLMGDGIAWRANPSKRRVLTILTLCWTGLFLARLAVQLPLYLADNVELLATTKLLMGLPLYAPLLVVSWLMVRSVYRKADTAV; translated from the coding sequence ATGACGCAGAAACCCGATCCGGCCACGCCCGATTCCGACGTTCCCGGTTCTGCCGCTGCGGTTCCTGACCAGCCGGGGCATGTTGACGGGCAGGGCGCGCAGCCCTCGGTATCGGGTGTTCTCGCCGACGGCATGGCGGCGGCCGCGCGGCGAGCCGGCTTCAGTTCGGCGGCAGAGGGGGAGCCGATCAGCGGTCGAGCCCTGATGGTCGCGATGGGCGGCGTCCGGGGTCTCTTTGAGGCGGTGCTGCCCGGACTGGTCTTTCTGGTTACCTATACGCTCACGATCGATCCGTCGGCCGACGCGTCACCTGATCCGATTCGCACCTTGCTTCCCGCCCTGATCGCACCCCTCGTGCTCGGGCTCATTTTCGTGGCCCTGCGGGCCGTCACTAAGCAGACCATGACGCCGGCCATCGGCGGACTCGTCGGCACAGGCATCAGCGTGGCGCTCGCCCTATTCTCTGGCCGCGCGTCCGACTTCTTCCTGGTGGGGCTTTATACCAACGCCGGGTACGGGGCTGCGCTGCTCATTTCAGTGCTCGTGGGGTGGCCTCTTGTGGGGCTTGCGGTCGGTTTTCTGATGGGTGACGGCATCGCCTGGCGTGCGAACCCTTCCAAACGTCGGGTGCTGACAATCCTCACCCTGTGCTGGACGGGCCTGTTTCTGGCTCGTCTGGCCGTGCAGCTTCCGCTCTATCTTGCCGACAACGTTGAGTTGCTGGCCACCACGAAACTTCTCATGGGCCTGCCGCTGTATGCGCCCCTGTTGGTCGTTTCCTGGCTCATGGTGCGATCGGTGTATCGCAAAGCTGACACGGCCGTCTAA